The following are encoded in a window of Pseudomonas graminis genomic DNA:
- the exaC gene encoding acetaldehyde dehydrogenase ExaC, which yields MRYAHPGTEGSIVTFKTQYGNYIGGEFVPPVKGQYFENTSPITGKLIAEFPRSTAEDIDKALDAAHAAADAWGKTSVQERSRTLLKIADRIEQNLELLAVTETWDNGKAVRETLNADIPLAVDHFRYFAGVLRAQEGSAAEIDGNTVAYHIHEPLGVVGQIIPWNFPLLMAAWKLAPALAAGNCIVLKPAEQTPLGITVLMELIGDLLPKGVLNVVQGYGREAGEALASSKRIAKIAFTGSTPVGSHIMKLAADSIIPSTVELGGKSPNIFFEDIMQAEPEFIDKAAEGVVLAFFNQGEVCTCPSRCLVQESIYPQFMEVVMKKVLKIQRGDPLDTDTMVGAQASQQQFDKILSYLEIAQGEGAELLTGGKVEKLEGSLATGYYIQPTLLKGNNKMRVFQEEIFGPVVSVTTFKDEAEALAIANDTEFGLGAGVWTRDINRAYRVGRAIKAGRVWTNCYHLYPAHAAFGGYKKSGVGRETHKVALEHYQQTKNLLVSYDINPLGFF from the coding sequence ATGCGTTATGCCCACCCCGGTACTGAAGGCTCAATCGTTACCTTCAAGACCCAGTACGGCAACTACATCGGTGGCGAATTCGTGCCGCCGGTCAAAGGCCAGTACTTCGAAAACACCTCGCCGATCACCGGCAAGCTGATCGCAGAATTCCCACGCTCCACCGCCGAAGACATCGACAAAGCCCTCGATGCCGCCCATGCCGCCGCCGATGCATGGGGCAAAACCTCGGTGCAGGAACGCTCGCGGACCCTGCTGAAAATCGCCGACCGCATCGAACAGAATCTGGAATTGCTGGCCGTCACCGAGACCTGGGACAACGGCAAAGCCGTGCGCGAAACCCTCAACGCGGACATTCCGTTGGCAGTCGATCACTTCCGTTATTTCGCCGGCGTGCTGCGCGCTCAGGAAGGCTCCGCTGCGGAGATCGACGGCAACACCGTGGCGTATCACATTCACGAGCCGCTGGGCGTGGTCGGGCAAATCATCCCGTGGAACTTCCCTCTGTTGATGGCCGCCTGGAAACTCGCGCCCGCCCTCGCCGCCGGTAACTGCATCGTCCTCAAGCCGGCCGAGCAAACGCCACTGGGCATCACCGTGCTGATGGAGCTGATCGGCGATCTGCTGCCAAAAGGCGTGCTCAACGTGGTGCAGGGTTATGGCCGCGAAGCCGGTGAAGCGCTGGCCAGCAGCAAGCGTATTGCCAAGATCGCCTTCACCGGTTCGACGCCGGTGGGTTCGCACATCATGAAACTGGCGGCCGACAGCATCATCCCGTCCACCGTCGAACTGGGCGGCAAGTCGCCGAACATCTTTTTCGAAGACATCATGCAGGCCGAGCCGGAGTTCATCGATAAAGCCGCTGAAGGCGTGGTGCTGGCGTTCTTCAACCAGGGCGAAGTCTGCACCTGCCCGTCCCGCTGCCTGGTTCAGGAGTCGATCTACCCGCAGTTCATGGAAGTGGTGATGAAGAAGGTCCTGAAGATTCAGCGCGGCGATCCGCTGGACACCGACACCATGGTCGGTGCGCAGGCGTCGCAGCAGCAGTTCGACAAGATTCTTTCGTACCTCGAAATCGCCCAGGGCGAAGGCGCCGAGCTGCTGACCGGCGGCAAGGTCGAGAAGCTCGAAGGCTCGCTGGCGACCGGTTATTACATCCAGCCGACGCTGCTGAAAGGCAACAACAAGATGCGCGTCTTCCAGGAAGAAATCTTCGGCCCGGTGGTCAGCGTGACCACCTTCAAGGACGAAGCGGAGGCCCTGGCGATCGCCAACGACACCGAGTTCGGCTTGGGCGCGGGCGTCTGGACCCGCGACATCAATCGCGCCTACCGCGTGGGCCGGGCGATCAAGGCCGGTCGCGTGTGGACCAACTGCTACCACCTGTACCCCGCCCATGCGGCGTTCGGCGGTTACAAGAAATCCGGCGTCGGTCGCGAAACCCACAAGGTCGCGCTGGAGCACTATCAGCAGACCAAGAACCTGCTGGTGAGCTACGACATCAATCCGCTGGGCTTCTTTTGA
- a CDS encoding DedA family protein translates to MDFNPLDLILHLDVYLDLLVTQYGTWVYAILFLVIFCETGLVVMPFLPGDSLLFIAGAVAAGGGMDPVLLACLLMAAAVLGDSTNYIIGRTAGDKLFSNPNSKIFRRDYLTKTQEFYGRHGGKTVTLARFLPIIRTFAPFVAGLGRMPYLRFLGFSVLGSVLWVGGLVTLGFFFGNIPFIKKNLTLLVLAIILISLLPMIIGLIRSRTGRSAEAR, encoded by the coding sequence ATGGATTTCAATCCGCTTGATCTGATTCTTCACCTTGACGTTTACCTCGACCTGCTTGTGACCCAATACGGCACCTGGGTTTACGCGATTCTGTTCCTGGTGATCTTTTGCGAAACCGGCCTGGTGGTCATGCCTTTTCTGCCGGGTGATTCGCTGCTGTTCATCGCGGGCGCTGTGGCGGCCGGTGGCGGCATGGATCCGGTGTTGCTGGCGTGCCTGTTGATGGCAGCGGCGGTACTCGGCGACAGCACCAACTACATCATCGGCCGCACCGCCGGCGACAAGCTGTTCAGCAACCCGAACTCGAAAATCTTCCGTCGCGATTACCTGACCAAAACCCAGGAATTCTACGGTCGCCACGGCGGCAAGACCGTCACCCTCGCACGCTTCCTGCCAATCATCCGCACCTTCGCCCCCTTCGTGGCCGGTCTTGGCCGCATGCCTTACCTGCGCTTTCTCGGCTTCAGCGTGTTGGGCTCGGTGCTGTGGGTCGGCGGGTTGGTCACGCTGGGCTTCTTCTTCGGCAATATCCCGTTCATCAAGAAGAACCTGACGCTATTGGTGCTGGCGATCATCCTGATCTCGCTGCTGCCGATGATCATCGGCCTGATCCGCAGCCGCACAGGTCGCTCCGCCGAGGCGCGCTGA
- a CDS encoding zinc-dependent peptidase, with protein sequence MWSFREWRKRRTLARHPVDPQMWERVRQRLPILDGLSAEEDRYLLDSCVLFLQAKHLTALEGVELDDESRLFLAAQAQLPLLALGDLNWYQGFHEIILYGDDFISPQRHRDASGIEHEWDGEHSGEAWSQGPVILAWPGVLTSGGWEAYNLVIHELAHKLDMLNGDANGLPPLHPDMRVSDWASAMQSAYDDLNRQLDANPDAETAIDPYAAENPAEFFAVISEYFFSAPDLLAEAYPAVYGQLKAFYRQDPLARLTALQRDNPVYQAQHDA encoded by the coding sequence ATGTGGTCGTTCCGGGAATGGCGCAAACGGCGCACGCTGGCGCGCCATCCGGTCGATCCGCAGATGTGGGAGCGCGTGCGCCAACGCCTGCCGATCCTCGACGGGCTGAGCGCTGAAGAAGACCGTTACCTGCTCGACAGCTGCGTGCTGTTCCTGCAGGCCAAACACCTGACCGCGCTGGAAGGCGTCGAACTGGATGACGAATCGCGGCTGTTTCTTGCCGCTCAGGCCCAACTGCCGTTGCTCGCCCTGGGCGATCTCAACTGGTATCAGGGTTTTCACGAAATCATCCTCTACGGCGATGACTTCATCAGCCCCCAACGCCACCGCGACGCCAGCGGCATCGAGCACGAATGGGACGGCGAGCACAGCGGAGAAGCATGGTCCCAAGGCCCGGTGATCCTGGCCTGGCCCGGCGTGCTGACCAGCGGCGGGTGGGAAGCCTACAACCTCGTGATCCACGAACTGGCGCACAAGCTGGACATGCTCAACGGTGATGCGAATGGCCTGCCGCCGCTGCACCCCGACATGCGCGTCAGTGACTGGGCCAGCGCCATGCAGAGTGCCTACGACGACCTCAACCGCCAACTCGACGCCAACCCGGACGCCGAGACCGCCATCGATCCCTACGCGGCGGAAAACCCGGCCGAGTTCTTTGCAGTCATCAGCGAATACTTCTTCAGCGCGCCGGATTTGCTCGCCGAGGCCTATCCCGCCGTCTACGGGCAACTGAAAGCGTTCTATCGGCAGGATCCGTTGGCGCGGCTAACGGCACTTCAGCGCGACAACCCGGTCTATCAGGCTCAACACGACGCCTGA
- the ppa gene encoding inorganic diphosphatase yields MSYSKIPAGKDLPNDIYVAIEIPANHAPIKYEIDKESDCLFVDRFMATPMFYPANYGFIPNTLADDGDPLDVLVVTPYPVTPGSVIRARPVGVLNMTDDGGGDAKIIAVPHDKLSQLYVDVKEYTDLPPLLIQQIEHFFANYKDLEKGKWVKIEGWAGADAAREAITKSVAAYKG; encoded by the coding sequence ATGAGCTACAGCAAGATTCCGGCCGGTAAAGACCTGCCGAATGACATCTACGTCGCAATCGAGATCCCGGCCAACCACGCGCCGATCAAGTACGAAATCGACAAAGAAAGCGACTGCCTTTTCGTTGACCGTTTCATGGCCACCCCGATGTTCTACCCGGCCAACTACGGTTTCATCCCCAACACCCTGGCTGACGACGGCGACCCCCTCGACGTGCTGGTGGTGACGCCTTATCCGGTCACCCCGGGTTCCGTGATCCGCGCCCGTCCGGTCGGCGTGCTGAACATGACCGACGACGGCGGCGGCGATGCCAAAATCATCGCAGTCCCCCACGACAAGCTGTCCCAGCTGTACGTGGACGTGAAGGAATACACCGATCTGCCACCGCTGCTGATCCAGCAGATCGAGCACTTCTTCGCGAACTACAAAGACCTCGAAAAAGGCAAATGGGTGAAGATCGAAGGCTGGGCTGGCGCTGACGCCGCTCGCGAAGCGATCACCAAATCGGTTGCGGCCTACAAGGGCTGA
- a CDS encoding S24 family peptidase, protein MNTSGDRLRGLLRECHLSATDFAANRKVTPQHVNNWFKRGIPMARIEEVAELLSVNARWLRSGEGPKHPGQDRLTAQPPDAQPRAERSVREELEMPVYTELQTQSAGRTAVGEVHNHKVRLSRRVLETMDVELHNAICVAMVGNSMADKIQDGSLIGIDRGRVQIIDGEMYALEHDGMLRVKYLYRLPGGGLRLRSHNCAEYPDEIFSAEQVQAQHIHILGWIFWWSTLNNRRHPATIRRGAE, encoded by the coding sequence ATGAATACATCAGGTGATCGACTGCGCGGCCTTCTGCGAGAGTGCCATCTCTCGGCAACGGACTTTGCCGCCAACCGAAAAGTTACGCCGCAACACGTGAACAACTGGTTCAAGCGCGGCATCCCCATGGCCCGTATTGAAGAAGTCGCTGAACTGCTGAGCGTCAACGCGCGTTGGCTACGGAGCGGCGAGGGCCCGAAGCACCCTGGACAAGACCGCTTGACTGCCCAACCGCCGGACGCTCAACCGCGGGCCGAGCGAAGCGTGCGCGAAGAACTGGAAATGCCGGTCTACACCGAATTGCAGACACAAAGCGCCGGCCGGACGGCGGTGGGCGAAGTCCACAACCACAAAGTGCGCCTGTCCCGGCGCGTGCTCGAAACCATGGACGTGGAGCTGCACAACGCCATTTGTGTGGCAATGGTCGGCAACAGCATGGCGGACAAAATCCAGGACGGTTCGCTGATCGGCATTGATCGCGGGCGCGTGCAGATCATCGATGGTGAAATGTACGCCCTCGAACACGACGGCATGCTGCGGGTGAAATACCTGTATCGCCTGCCGGGCGGCGGCTTGCGCCTACGCAGCCACAATTGCGCCGAGTACCCGGACGAGATTTTCAGCGCCGAACAGGTGCAGGCCCAGCACATTCATATTCTGGGGTGGATCTTCTGGTGGTCGACGCTTAACAACCGCCGCCATCCGGCGACGATACGGCGAGGCGCGGAATGA